One genomic region from Paraburkholderia azotifigens encodes:
- the dusA gene encoding tRNA dihydrouridine(20/20a) synthase DusA encodes MSSKPTVSPRRVSVAPMMDWTDRHCRSFHRTLSRHTWLYTEMVTTGALIHGDVARHLAFTADEAPVALQLGGSEREDLARSAKLGEQWGYDEINLNCGCPSERVQRGAFGACLMKEPELVADCVKAMRDAVSVPVTVKHRIGVDDVEDYAFVRDFVGTIAEAGCEVFIVHARNAILKGLSPKENREIPPLKYDYAYRLKRDFPQLEIIINGGIKTLDEVEGHLQHVDGVMLGREAYHNPYVLADVDARFYGSTDAAPTREEAEAQLIEYCRAELARGTYLGAIVRHALGLYRGVAGARGWRRVLSDNKKLAARDLAIFDEARQHLREPSEIFE; translated from the coding sequence ATGTCTTCGAAGCCTACTGTCAGTCCCCGTCGCGTATCCGTTGCGCCCATGATGGACTGGACCGACCGCCACTGCCGCTCGTTTCACCGCACGCTGTCCCGGCATACCTGGCTGTATACGGAGATGGTGACGACGGGCGCGCTGATTCATGGCGACGTCGCGCGTCATCTCGCATTTACGGCTGACGAAGCGCCCGTCGCGCTGCAACTCGGCGGCAGCGAGCGGGAAGATCTGGCGCGTTCGGCGAAACTCGGCGAGCAGTGGGGTTACGACGAGATCAACCTGAATTGCGGCTGCCCGTCGGAGCGCGTGCAGCGCGGTGCATTCGGCGCGTGCCTGATGAAAGAGCCGGAACTCGTCGCCGATTGCGTGAAGGCGATGCGCGATGCGGTGTCGGTGCCCGTGACGGTCAAACACCGGATCGGCGTTGATGACGTCGAGGACTACGCATTCGTGCGCGACTTCGTCGGCACGATCGCCGAGGCCGGCTGCGAAGTCTTCATCGTGCATGCCCGCAATGCGATCCTCAAAGGCCTGAGCCCGAAAGAGAACCGCGAAATCCCGCCGCTCAAGTACGACTACGCGTACCGCTTGAAGCGCGACTTCCCGCAGCTCGAGATCATCATCAACGGCGGCATCAAGACGCTCGACGAAGTCGAAGGCCATTTGCAGCACGTCGACGGCGTGATGCTGGGGCGTGAGGCGTATCACAACCCATATGTGCTCGCCGATGTCGACGCGCGTTTCTACGGTTCGACGGATGCCGCGCCGACGCGCGAAGAAGCGGAAGCGCAGCTGATCGAGTATTGCCGCGCCGAACTCGCGCGCGGCACGTACCTGGGGGCGATCGTGCGCCATGCGCTGGGGTTGTATCGCGGCGTCGCGGGTGCGCGCGGATGGCGGCGCGTGCTGTCGGATAACAAGAAGCTGGCAGCGCGCGATCTCGCGATTTTCGATGAAGCGCGACAGCATTTGCGCGAGCCCAGCGAAATCTTTGAATAA
- a CDS encoding DUF3820 family protein, which translates to MNVEQFELLVTRTMPYGKYKGRVIADLPGHYLNWFAREGFPPGEIGRLLALMHEIDHNGLKGLLEPLRKR; encoded by the coding sequence ATGAATGTCGAACAGTTTGAATTACTCGTGACACGCACGATGCCGTACGGCAAATACAAGGGGCGCGTGATCGCCGATCTGCCGGGACATTATCTGAACTGGTTTGCGCGCGAAGGATTTCCGCCCGGTGAGATCGGCCGGCTGCTGGCGCTGATGCACGAGATCGATCACAACGGCCTGAAGGGATTGCTGGAGCCGTTGCGCAAGCGGTGA
- a CDS encoding NADP(H)-dependent aldo-keto reductase, with product MEYRKLGDTDIQVSLIGLGTMTWGEQNTEREAHEQIDYALAQGITLIDAAEMYPVPPRPETQGSTERYIGTWIAQHRSMRDKIVLATKIAGPARQPHNPRHIRGEGNQYDRKNLSQALSDSLKRLQTDYVDLYQLHWPDRSTMTFGRPAHPWIDDAYTVPIEETLAVLADFVKEGKVRHIGVSNETPWGVAQFLRASEKLGLPRIVSIQNPYSLLNRTFEAGLSEFSHREHVGLLAYSPLAFGWLSGKYEGGARPAGARITLFERFQRYSKPQAVQATTRYVDLAKRHGLSPAQFALAFVNSRPFLTSNLIGATSLDQLKENIASVDVKLSPEALAEIDALHELQPNPAP from the coding sequence ATGGAATACCGCAAGCTCGGCGATACGGACATACAGGTCAGCCTGATCGGTCTCGGCACGATGACGTGGGGCGAGCAGAACACGGAGCGCGAGGCGCACGAGCAGATCGATTACGCGCTCGCCCAGGGCATCACGCTGATCGATGCGGCCGAGATGTACCCGGTGCCCCCGCGTCCGGAAACGCAGGGCTCGACGGAGCGTTATATCGGCACATGGATCGCGCAGCATCGCTCGATGCGCGACAAGATCGTCCTCGCGACCAAGATTGCCGGCCCCGCGCGTCAGCCGCACAACCCGCGCCATATCCGCGGCGAAGGCAACCAGTACGACCGCAAGAATCTCAGCCAGGCGCTGAGCGACAGCCTGAAGCGTCTGCAAACCGATTACGTCGATCTGTACCAGCTGCACTGGCCCGATCGCAGCACGATGACGTTCGGCCGCCCCGCGCATCCGTGGATCGACGACGCGTACACGGTGCCTATCGAAGAGACGCTCGCCGTGCTCGCCGACTTCGTGAAGGAAGGGAAGGTGCGTCATATCGGCGTGTCGAACGAAACGCCGTGGGGCGTTGCGCAATTCCTGCGCGCGTCGGAGAAGCTCGGCTTGCCGCGCATCGTGTCGATCCAGAATCCGTATAGCCTGTTGAACCGCACGTTCGAAGCGGGGCTGTCCGAATTCTCGCACCGCGAGCATGTCGGTCTGCTCGCCTATTCGCCGCTCGCGTTCGGCTGGCTGTCGGGCAAGTACGAGGGCGGTGCGCGTCCCGCGGGCGCGCGCATCACGCTGTTCGAACGCTTCCAGCGCTACAGCAAGCCGCAAGCCGTGCAGGCGACGACGCGCTACGTCGACCTCGCGAAGCGTCACGGCCTGTCGCCCGCGCAATTCGCGCTCGCGTTCGTCAACAGCCGGCCGTTTCTGACGAGCAACCTGATCGGTGCGACCTCGCTTGATCAGCTCAAGGAGAACATCGCGAGCGTCGACGTGAAGCTCTCGCCGGAAGCGCTCGCCGAGATCGACGCGCTGCACGAACTGCAGCCGAATCCTGCGCCCTGA
- a CDS encoding permease gives MNTTRPASSPAASTWPIFVLLAIVGLFYVKWFPYYHRAFTAASTHSIGASILMGTAASPPTPSWNAALSYALAYGKAIWQAMVLGLLLGSAVQALLPAHWVARLLGKTGFGSVAAGGLLALPGMMCTCCAAPVVAGLRERQASPGGAIAFWLGNSVLNPATLVFMGFVLGWQWAGLRLVLGVAMVFGLGYLVNRLVTPTEAQAADARLVELVDGQRAGNPFARWLSIFVRMAVRLVPEYIVLILLLGAARAWLFPHVGPEIGNDIVWIVALAVAGMLFVIPTAGEVPIIQAMLSLGMGVGPAGALLMTLPPISVPSLAMLARSFRPRVLTIVAVAVVAFGVLAGLLAIALGF, from the coding sequence ATGAACACCACGCGTCCCGCTTCCTCGCCCGCCGCCTCGACCTGGCCGATTTTCGTGCTGCTCGCGATCGTGGGGCTTTTCTACGTCAAATGGTTTCCGTACTACCACCGCGCGTTCACGGCCGCGTCGACGCATTCGATCGGCGCGTCGATCCTGATGGGCACGGCGGCGAGCCCGCCCACGCCGTCGTGGAACGCGGCCCTCAGTTATGCGCTGGCTTACGGCAAGGCGATCTGGCAGGCGATGGTGCTCGGCCTGCTGCTCGGCTCGGCCGTGCAGGCGCTTCTGCCCGCGCACTGGGTCGCGCGACTGCTCGGCAAGACGGGCTTCGGCAGCGTCGCCGCGGGCGGCCTGCTCGCGCTGCCGGGCATGATGTGCACCTGCTGCGCGGCGCCCGTCGTCGCCGGATTGCGTGAGCGGCAAGCTTCGCCGGGCGGCGCGATCGCGTTCTGGCTCGGCAATTCGGTGCTCAATCCGGCCACGCTCGTGTTCATGGGCTTCGTACTCGGCTGGCAATGGGCCGGGCTGCGGCTCGTGCTCGGGGTGGCGATGGTGTTCGGCCTGGGCTATCTGGTGAACCGCCTCGTGACGCCCACGGAAGCGCAGGCAGCCGACGCGCGCCTCGTCGAACTCGTCGACGGGCAACGCGCGGGGAATCCTTTCGCCCGCTGGCTGTCGATCTTCGTACGGATGGCGGTGCGCCTCGTACCGGAATACATCGTGCTGATCCTGCTGCTCGGCGCGGCACGCGCGTGGCTGTTTCCGCACGTCGGACCGGAAATCGGCAACGACATCGTATGGATCGTCGCGCTGGCCGTCGCCGGCATGCTGTTCGTGATCCCGACGGCGGGCGAGGTGCCCATCATTCAGGCGATGCTGTCGCTCGGCATGGGCGTCGGTCCCGCGGGCGCGCTGCTGATGACGCTGCCGCCCATCAGCGTGCCGTCGCTGGCGATGCTCGCACGCTCGTTCCGCCCGCGCGTGCTCACCATCGTGGCCGTCGCCGTGGTTGCATTCGGCGTGCTGGCGGGGCTGCTCGCCATCGCGCTCGGGTTCTGA
- a CDS encoding ABC transporter permease, producing MDARTYDSPEHPASMRERFAALPANAVNWMAVWRRNYLVWRKLALASMFGNLADPMIYLFGLGFGLGLMVGHVDGVSYISFLAAGTVASSVMMSASFESMYSGFSRMHVQRTWEAIMHTPLTLGDIVLGEVVWAGSKAVLSGVAIMLVAGALGYASFPSMLIALPVIVLAGLAFASTAMIVTALAPSYDFFMFYQTLVLTPMLLLSGVFFPLSQLPPAAQVAAQLLPLAHAVDLIRPAMLDRPIDDAALHVAVLAAYVVVPFCVSAVLFRRRMMR from the coding sequence ATGGACGCACGCACCTACGATTCCCCCGAGCACCCCGCGTCGATGCGTGAGCGCTTCGCCGCGCTGCCCGCGAACGCCGTCAACTGGATGGCCGTCTGGCGGCGCAACTATCTGGTGTGGCGCAAGCTCGCGCTCGCGTCGATGTTCGGCAATCTCGCCGATCCGATGATCTATCTGTTCGGGCTCGGCTTCGGGCTCGGGCTGATGGTCGGGCATGTCGACGGCGTGTCGTACATTTCGTTTCTCGCGGCGGGCACCGTGGCCTCGAGCGTGATGATGTCGGCAAGCTTCGAATCGATGTATTCCGGCTTCTCGCGGATGCACGTGCAGCGCACGTGGGAGGCAATCATGCATACGCCGCTCACGCTCGGCGACATCGTGCTCGGTGAAGTCGTGTGGGCGGGCAGCAAGGCCGTGCTGTCGGGCGTCGCGATCATGCTGGTGGCGGGCGCGCTCGGTTATGCGAGCTTTCCGTCGATGCTGATCGCGCTGCCCGTCATCGTGCTGGCGGGACTCGCGTTCGCGAGCACCGCGATGATCGTGACGGCGCTCGCGCCGTCGTACGATTTCTTCATGTTCTACCAGACGCTGGTGCTCACGCCGATGCTGCTGCTCTCGGGCGTGTTCTTCCCGCTGTCGCAACTGCCGCCCGCCGCGCAGGTCGCGGCGCAGTTGCTGCCGCTCGCGCACGCCGTGGACCTGATCCGCCCTGCGATGCTCGACCGCCCGATCGACGACGCCGCGTTACATGTGGCCGTGCTGGCCGCGTATGTGGTGGTGCCGTTCTGCGTGTCGGCGGTGCTGTTTCGCCGGCGCATGATGCGCTAA
- the nodI gene encoding nodulation factor ABC transporter ATP-binding protein NodI: MSEAAIEFHQVEKRYGEKTVVDGLSFHVRPGECFGLLGPNGAGKTTTLRMLLGIAAPDAGRIRLCGEPIPGRSRFARARVGVVPQFDNLDPDFTVRENLLVFGRYFGLSAAQCRAMVPSLLEFARLESKADARVGELSGGMKRRLTLARALINDPDVLIMDEPTTGLDPQARHLIWERLRSLLARGKTILLTTHFMEEAERLCHRLCVIEEGRKIAEGAPNELIASEIGCDVIEVFGPDPATLRDELAPLSVRTEISGETLFCYVDDPQPVHALLKQRAGLRYLHRPANLEDVFLRLTGREMQD, translated from the coding sequence ATGTCTGAAGCCGCAATCGAATTTCATCAGGTTGAAAAGCGCTACGGCGAGAAGACCGTCGTCGATGGCCTGTCGTTTCATGTCCGCCCGGGCGAATGTTTTGGACTGCTCGGCCCCAACGGCGCGGGCAAAACGACCACGCTGCGCATGCTGCTCGGTATCGCCGCGCCCGATGCAGGCCGCATCCGACTGTGCGGCGAACCGATTCCGGGGCGCTCTCGTTTCGCACGGGCGCGTGTCGGCGTGGTGCCTCAGTTCGACAATCTCGATCCCGACTTCACGGTCCGCGAAAACCTGCTCGTGTTCGGCCGCTACTTCGGCCTGTCCGCCGCGCAGTGCCGCGCGATGGTGCCGTCGCTGCTCGAATTCGCGCGGCTCGAGAGCAAGGCGGATGCGCGCGTCGGCGAACTGTCGGGCGGCATGAAGCGGCGTCTCACGCTCGCTCGCGCGCTCATCAACGACCCCGACGTGCTGATCATGGACGAGCCGACCACGGGCCTCGATCCGCAGGCGCGACATCTGATCTGGGAACGGCTGCGCTCGCTGCTCGCGCGCGGCAAGACGATCCTGCTGACCACGCACTTCATGGAAGAAGCGGAGCGTCTGTGTCACCGGCTCTGCGTGATCGAAGAAGGACGCAAGATCGCGGAAGGCGCGCCGAATGAGCTGATCGCTTCGGAGATTGGCTGCGACGTGATCGAAGTGTTTGGCCCGGACCCCGCCACGCTGCGCGACGAACTGGCGCCCCTCTCCGTGCGCACCGAGATCAGCGGCGAGACGCTCTTCTGTTATGTCGACGATCCGCAACCCGTTCACGCGCTGCTCAAGCAACGCGCGGGGCTGCGTTATCTGCACCGGCCAGCGAATCTCGAAGACGTTTTTCTGCGCCTCACGGGCCGCGAGATGCAGGACTGA
- a CDS encoding universal stress protein has translation MASYNKILLCYDGSREGRKALRVGANLAMDLGAETHLLSVVDMRSSIAQSAGLLTDVACGSFEKTAREILQEGVDWLTERGVKATGHFAFGHPIDEIASLASELHVDLVVVGHRCRTGLSRWWMGAGNTPLLDRVSCSILVACSSAAEEEQAAA, from the coding sequence ATGGCGAGCTACAACAAGATTCTGCTGTGCTACGACGGCTCGCGTGAAGGCCGCAAGGCATTGCGCGTCGGCGCGAATCTGGCGATGGATCTGGGCGCGGAAACGCATTTGCTGTCGGTGGTCGACATGCGCTCGAGCATTGCGCAAAGCGCGGGCCTGCTGACGGACGTGGCCTGCGGCAGCTTCGAAAAGACCGCGCGCGAGATTCTGCAGGAAGGCGTCGACTGGCTCACCGAGCGCGGCGTGAAAGCGACGGGGCACTTCGCGTTTGGTCACCCCATCGACGAGATTGCTTCGCTCGCCAGCGAACTGCATGTCGATCTCGTCGTGGTCGGGCATCGCTGCCGCACGGGACTGTCGCGCTGGTGGATGGGCGCGGGCAACACGCCGCTGCTGGATCGCGTGTCGTGCAGCATTCTGGTCGCGTGTTCGTCGGCGGCTGAAGAGGAACAGGCGGCCGCCTGA
- a CDS encoding DUF2939 domain-containing protein, whose product MAGLVRMKGRVARPLLIALVAIIVVAALGYAYASPYLALDRLKRAADSRDVETVNEYVDYPALRESLKLQVTGLLTRRLDVQHNGNPLAAIGAMIGVALIGPLVDAYATPDGVAALLNGMPPRGEPGERPPPPPDAQAGNATGSEPAGNSSQTPAAGSGEANGKTPPQPPQTTAGYRGINEFVVNYQHGVGDTRYSAIFRRQNLFTWKLSAVDLNG is encoded by the coding sequence ATGGCAGGTCTGGTTCGCATGAAAGGTAGGGTTGCCCGGCCGCTTCTGATAGCACTCGTTGCGATCATCGTTGTCGCTGCGCTCGGTTATGCGTACGCGTCGCCGTATCTCGCACTCGACCGGCTCAAACGCGCCGCCGATTCGCGCGACGTCGAAACGGTCAACGAATACGTCGACTATCCGGCGCTGCGCGAGAGTCTCAAGCTACAGGTCACGGGTCTGCTGACGCGTCGTCTCGACGTGCAGCACAACGGCAATCCGCTTGCCGCGATCGGCGCGATGATCGGTGTCGCGTTGATTGGTCCGCTCGTCGATGCGTATGCGACACCCGATGGCGTCGCCGCATTGCTCAACGGCATGCCGCCGCGCGGCGAACCGGGCGAGCGTCCGCCCCCGCCTCCCGACGCACAAGCCGGCAACGCGACGGGCAGCGAGCCCGCTGGGAATTCATCGCAAACGCCTGCGGCCGGTTCAGGCGAGGCCAACGGCAAGACACCGCCGCAGCCGCCGCAAACGACGGCAGGCTACCGCGGCATCAACGAGTTCGTCGTGAACTATCAGCACGGTGTCGGCGACACGCGCTATTCGGCGATCTTCCGTCGTCAGAATCTGTTTACGTGGAAGCTGTCAGCCGTCGACCTCAACGGCTGA
- the lexA gene encoding transcriptional repressor LexA — translation MTKLTARQQQVFDLIRRAIERTGFPPTRAEIAAELGFSSANSAEEHLRALARKGVIELAAGASRGIRLITSQDDSPHQFTLPHASIMQLSLPLVGRVAAGSPILAQEHISQTYTCDPSLFSSKPDYLLKVRGLSMRDAGIFDGDLLAVQKKSEAKDGQIIVARLGDDVTVKRLKRRPNGIELIAENPDYENIFVQAGSAEFALEGIAVGLIRPSEF, via the coding sequence ATGACCAAACTCACCGCACGTCAGCAGCAGGTTTTCGATCTGATCCGCCGCGCCATCGAGCGCACGGGCTTCCCGCCCACGCGGGCCGAGATCGCGGCCGAACTCGGTTTCAGCTCGGCCAACTCGGCAGAAGAACATCTGCGGGCCCTCGCGCGCAAAGGCGTGATCGAGCTGGCGGCTGGCGCGTCGCGCGGCATCCGGCTAATCACGAGTCAGGACGACTCGCCGCACCAGTTCACGCTGCCGCACGCGAGCATCATGCAGTTGTCGCTGCCGCTCGTCGGACGGGTGGCTGCGGGCAGTCCGATCCTCGCGCAGGAACACATCTCGCAGACCTACACATGCGACCCGTCGCTGTTCTCGAGCAAGCCCGACTACCTGCTGAAGGTGCGAGGCCTGTCGATGCGTGACGCGGGAATCTTCGACGGCGACCTGCTCGCGGTGCAGAAAAAGAGCGAAGCGAAAGACGGCCAGATCATCGTCGCGCGTCTGGGTGACGACGTGACCGTGAAGCGTCTGAAGCGCCGGCCGAACGGCATCGAGCTGATCGCCGAGAACCCCGATTACGAAAATATTTTTGTTCAGGCCGGCAGCGCGGAATTCGCGCTGGAAGGCATCGCGGTCGGGCTGATCCGGCCGTCGGAATTCTAA
- a CDS encoding sulfate ABC transporter substrate-binding protein codes for MGIWNTGFAGAGKARRLVAALALGAASVFGMIAQAHADTTLLNVSYDPTRELYQDVNQAFGKAWKAKTGEAVTFKQSHGGSGAQARSVLDGLQADVVTLALAYDIDALSNKGLIDKNWQKRLPDNASPYTSTIVFLVRKGNPKHIKDWDDLVKPGVSIVTPNPKTSGGARWNYLAAWAYAAHLPGGNDQKAKEFVSKLYRNAGVLDSGARGATTSFVQRGIGDVLIAWENEAFLSIKEFGTDKFEIVVPSASILAEPPVAVVDKVVDRHGTRKLAEAYLNFLYSEEGQEIAAKNFYRPRSNKVPAGLTSKFPKLKLYTVDDSFGGWTNAQKTHFADGGVFDSIYQPQ; via the coding sequence ATGGGTATTTGGAATACGGGGTTTGCAGGAGCAGGGAAAGCCAGGCGGCTGGTCGCGGCGCTCGCGCTGGGCGCGGCGTCGGTGTTCGGGATGATCGCGCAGGCGCATGCCGACACGACGCTGCTGAACGTCTCCTACGATCCGACTCGCGAGCTCTATCAGGACGTCAATCAGGCGTTCGGCAAGGCGTGGAAGGCGAAGACGGGTGAGGCCGTCACCTTCAAGCAGTCGCACGGCGGCTCGGGCGCGCAGGCGCGCTCCGTGCTCGACGGTCTGCAGGCCGACGTCGTGACGCTCGCGCTGGCCTACGACATCGACGCGCTCTCGAACAAGGGGCTCATCGACAAGAACTGGCAGAAGCGTCTGCCCGACAACGCCTCGCCGTACACGTCGACGATCGTGTTCCTCGTGCGCAAAGGCAACCCGAAGCACATCAAGGACTGGGACGATCTCGTGAAGCCGGGCGTGTCGATCGTGACGCCGAATCCGAAGACGTCGGGCGGCGCGCGCTGGAACTACCTCGCGGCATGGGCGTACGCGGCGCATCTGCCGGGCGGCAACGATCAGAAGGCGAAGGAATTCGTGTCGAAGCTGTACAGGAACGCGGGCGTGCTCGATTCCGGCGCGCGCGGCGCGACGACGAGCTTCGTGCAGCGCGGCATCGGCGACGTGCTGATCGCATGGGAAAACGAGGCGTTCCTGTCGATCAAGGAATTCGGCACGGACAAGTTCGAGATCGTCGTGCCGTCGGCGAGCATTCTGGCAGAGCCGCCCGTCGCCGTGGTCGACAAGGTGGTCGACCGGCACGGTACGCGCAAGCTTGCCGAAGCGTATCTGAACTTCCTCTACAGCGAAGAGGGACAGGAGATCGCGGCGAAGAACTTCTACCGGCCGCGTTCGAACAAGGTGCCCGCCGGGCTGACGTCGAAGTTTCCGAAGCTGAAGCTGTACACGGTCGACGATTCGTTCGGCGGCTGGACGAACGCGCAGAAGACGCATTTTGCCGACGGCGGCGTGTTCGATTCGATTTACCAGCCGCAGTGA
- the cysT gene encoding sulfate ABC transporter permease subunit CysT, with protein MTTLTFRKPSAIPGFGVTLGITVAYLSLVVLIPLAATFLKTATLDWSQFVRAVSSPRVLASYRLTFFAALGGALINAVFGFLVAWVLVRYRFPFKRIVDAVVDLPFALPTSVAGISLAAIYSGNGWIGQFLEPLGIKIAFTPAGVLVALTFIGLPFVVRTVQPVLEEFEREQEEAAACLGASRWLTFRRVVLPAVFPALLTGFALAFARALGEYGSVIFIAGNVPMKSEITSLLIITKLEQYDYAGATALAVVMLVVSFLMLLLINTLQWYLQRRTSRGRTAPTVAPSTAAVTGGAQ; from the coding sequence ATGACGACGTTGACCTTTCGCAAGCCGAGCGCGATACCCGGCTTCGGCGTGACGCTCGGCATCACCGTGGCGTATCTGAGCCTCGTGGTGCTGATTCCGCTCGCGGCCACTTTCCTCAAGACAGCGACGCTCGACTGGAGCCAGTTCGTGCGCGCCGTCAGTTCGCCGCGCGTGCTCGCGTCATACCGGCTGACGTTCTTCGCGGCGCTCGGCGGCGCGTTGATCAATGCGGTGTTCGGTTTTCTCGTCGCGTGGGTGCTGGTGCGCTACCGGTTCCCGTTCAAGCGCATCGTCGATGCCGTCGTCGATCTGCCGTTCGCGCTGCCCACGTCGGTGGCGGGGATTTCGCTCGCGGCGATCTATTCGGGCAACGGCTGGATCGGCCAGTTTCTCGAGCCGCTTGGCATCAAGATCGCGTTCACGCCCGCGGGTGTGCTGGTCGCGCTGACCTTCATCGGCTTGCCGTTCGTCGTGCGGACGGTGCAGCCCGTGCTCGAAGAGTTCGAGCGCGAGCAGGAAGAGGCGGCCGCGTGCCTCGGCGCGTCGCGTTGGCTGACGTTCCGGCGCGTCGTGCTGCCCGCCGTGTTCCCCGCGCTGCTGACGGGCTTTGCGCTCGCGTTCGCGCGCGCGCTCGGCGAATACGGCTCGGTGATCTTCATCGCGGGCAACGTGCCGATGAAGTCCGAGATCACATCGCTCCTGATCATCACGAAGCTCGAACAGTACGACTATGCGGGCGCGACGGCGCTGGCCGTCGTGATGCTGGTCGTGTCGTTCCTGATGCTGCTGTTGATCAACACGCTGCAGTGGTATCTGCAACGGCGCACGAGCCGCGGACGCACCGCGCCGACCGTCGCACCCTCGACGGCAGCCGTGACGGGAGGTGCGCAATGA
- the cysW gene encoding sulfate ABC transporter permease subunit CysW → MSQDSVVLPRSTPTDANAARRPDPVTEPRVVRWILTTIALLFLALFLVLPLVAVFYQALSKGIAFYFESLADPDAVSAIKLTLLTASIAVPLNLVFGLAASWCIAKFEFRGKALLTTLIDLPFSVSPVISGLIYVLMFGAQGWFGPWLADHNVQIIFAVPGIVLATIFVTFPFVARELIPLMQAQGNDEEEAAHVLGASGWQIFRRVTLPNVKWGLLYGVILCNARAMGEFGAVSVVSGHIRGQTDTMPLHVEILYNEYNFSAAFAVASVLALLALVTLGLKLLAERHMSAELASARDVPAHAGPVSTRAATPATTANPVQ, encoded by the coding sequence ATGAGCCAGGATTCAGTGGTGCTGCCGCGCTCTACGCCGACCGACGCGAATGCCGCACGCCGTCCCGATCCCGTCACGGAACCGCGCGTCGTGCGCTGGATTCTCACGACGATCGCGCTGCTGTTCCTCGCGCTGTTTCTGGTGCTGCCGCTCGTCGCCGTGTTCTATCAGGCGCTGAGCAAAGGCATTGCGTTTTACTTCGAGTCGCTCGCCGATCCCGATGCCGTGTCGGCGATCAAGCTCACGCTGCTGACGGCCTCGATCGCCGTGCCGCTGAATCTCGTGTTCGGGCTGGCGGCGTCGTGGTGTATCGCGAAGTTCGAGTTTCGCGGCAAGGCCTTGCTGACGACGCTGATCGACCTGCCGTTCTCGGTGTCGCCCGTGATTTCCGGTCTGATCTACGTGCTGATGTTCGGCGCGCAAGGCTGGTTCGGTCCGTGGCTCGCCGATCACAACGTGCAGATCATCTTCGCGGTGCCGGGCATCGTGCTCGCGACGATCTTCGTCACGTTCCCGTTTGTCGCGCGCGAACTGATTCCGCTGATGCAGGCGCAAGGCAACGATGAAGAAGAAGCGGCGCACGTGCTCGGCGCGTCGGGCTGGCAGATCTTCCGGCGCGTCACGCTGCCGAACGTCAAGTGGGGTCTGCTGTATGGCGTCATTCTCTGCAACGCGCGCGCGATGGGCGAGTTCGGCGCGGTGTCGGTGGTGTCGGGCCACATTCGCGGCCAGACGGACACGATGCCGCTGCACGTCGAGATTCTCTACAACGAATATAACTTTTCGGCGGCCTTCGCCGTGGCGTCGGTGCTCGCGTTGCTCGCGCTCGTCACGCTCGGTTTGAAGCTGCTCGCCGAACGCCACATGTCGGCGGAACTGGCGAGCGCGCGCGATGTGCCCGCGCATGCCGGGCCTGTGAGCACGCGCGCTGCAACACCGGCAACAACCGCAAATCCGGTTCAGTAA